A portion of the Methanofastidiosum sp. genome contains these proteins:
- a CDS encoding 30S ribosomal protein S8, producing the protein MKIDPLADALSNIYNYENARKPDCVIPASKLMGNILRIMQKWGYIGAFEFIDDGKNGLFKVELMGAINKCGVIKPRTPAKNNELEDWEMRYLPAKEFGILIMSTPNGVMSHKKAKEQNIGGILLAYVY; encoded by the coding sequence ATGAAAATAGATCCTTTGGCCGACGCACTTTCAAATATTTATAATTATGAAAATGCTAGAAAGCCCGATTGCGTTATCCCCGCATCAAAACTTATGGGCAATATCCTAAGAATTATGCAGAAATGGGGGTACATAGGAGCATTTGAGTTTATAGACGATGGTAAGAACGGCCTATTTAAAGTTGAATTAATGGGGGCTATAAATAAGTGCGGTGTTATAAAACCAAGAACCCCCGCAAAGAATAATGAACTTGAGGATTGGGAAATGAGATATCTCCCTGCAAAGGAGTTTGGAATATTAATAATGTCAACTCCAAACGGAGTAATGTCCCACAAGAAGGCCAAAGAGCAAAACATTGGAGGCATTCTATTAGCTTATGTTTACTAG
- a CDS encoding 50S ribosomal protein L6 yields MVQHVEWFIDIPESVKVTIDGARVSVEGPKGKLERDFHLKNLKMEKIEGDKQIRVAMLHAYKKEKAMIGTISSHLRNMIKGVSEGFEYKMKIIYAHFPMNVKLDGKQLVISNFLGEKSPRKANIFGNVAVKVSGEFVTVNGINLEEVGQTAANIELATRVRKRDPRVFQDGIYLLERDGVPI; encoded by the coding sequence ATGGTACAACATGTCGAATGGTTTATTGATATCCCAGAATCTGTAAAAGTTACAATAGATGGGGCAAGAGTTAGTGTAGAGGGGCCAAAAGGTAAGTTGGAGAGAGATTTTCACTTAAAGAACCTTAAAATGGAGAAAATCGAAGGCGATAAACAAATTAGAGTCGCAATGCTCCACGCATACAAGAAAGAAAAGGCTATGATAGGTACCATCAGTTCGCATCTAAGAAATATGATAAAAGGAGTTTCAGAAGGATTTGAATACAAGATGAAAATTATATATGCACATTTTCCAATGAATGTTAAATTAGATGGAAAGCAGCTAGTGATTTCAAATTTCCTTGGTGAAAAAAGCCCTAGAAAAGCAAATATTTTTGGTAATGTAGCGGTAAAAGTTTCCGGTGAATTTGTTACTGTAAATGGTATTAACTTGGAAGAAGTTGGTCAAACTGCAGCCAATATAGAGCTTGCTACAAGGGTAAGAAAAAGAGACCCAAGAGTATTTCAGGATGGTATTTATTTACTTGAAAGGGATGGAGTCCCAATATAG
- a CDS encoding 50S ribosomal protein L19e yields MDLKVQKRLASQLLKCGEGRVWVDGNSASEISMAITREDVRKLIDSGKIKKKQEAGISRHRARERHVKRKKGRMSGFGSRKGKATARYPKKRRWINTIRPLRRTLIELRESKNIDKSSYRKLYRMAKGGAFRSVSYMSNYIKEHGLVSEKRKR; encoded by the coding sequence ATGGATCTAAAAGTTCAGAAAAGACTTGCATCACAGTTATTAAAATGCGGTGAAGGTAGAGTTTGGGTTGACGGTAACAGCGCATCTGAGATTTCTATGGCAATTACTAGAGAAGACGTTAGAAAATTAATCGATAGCGGCAAGATTAAGAAGAAACAGGAAGCAGGCATATCAAGACATAGAGCAAGAGAAAGACACGTCAAAAGAAAGAAAGGAAGAATGAGTGGATTTGGATCCCGAAAAGGGAAAGCCACTGCGAGATATCCTAAAAAGAGGAGATGGATTAATACAATAAGACCATTAAGAAGAACTTTGATCGAGCTAAGAGAATCCAAAAATATTGATAAAAGTTCATACAGAAAACTTTATAGGATGGCTAAAGGTGGAGCTTTTAGAAGTGTTTCATATATGAGTAATTACATAAAAGAACACGGCCTTGTATCAGAAAAGAGGAAGAGGTGA
- a CDS encoding 50S ribosomal protein L18 codes for MATGPRSRVPFKRRRDGKTNYRRRLALVKSGKNRVVIRKSLNNILIQIVSSTFEGDKTLTTAFSKELRDMGWNFHCGNTPAAYLTGYLCGKRAKKIADEFILDIGLQRSIKGGRNYAALKGFVDSGCNVNVDESIFPPENRLKGEDISSYYEGLDESLKEKNFSNYLKNKTDPSKMPGMFEEIKTKIDKL; via the coding sequence ATGGCAACTGGACCAAGATCAAGAGTACCTTTTAAGAGAAGAAGGGATGGTAAGACTAACTATAGGAGAAGGCTCGCCTTAGTCAAATCTGGAAAGAATAGGGTCGTAATAAGAAAATCACTAAATAATATATTAATTCAAATTGTAAGTTCTACATTTGAAGGCGATAAAACTCTTACAACAGCCTTCTCAAAGGAATTAAGAGATATGGGATGGAACTTCCACTGCGGTAACACACCAGCAGCATATCTTACGGGATACCTTTGTGGCAAAAGGGCTAAAAAGATTGCAGATGAATTCATACTAGACATAGGCCTTCAAAGATCCATAAAAGGTGGAAGGAACTACGCAGCTTTGAAAGGATTCGTTGACTCAGGATGTAACGTTAACGTAGATGAAAGTATATTCCCTCCAGAAAACAGATTAAAGGGAGAGGACATCTCCTCATACTATGAAGGTCTTGACGAATCTCTAAAAGAGAAGAATTTTTCTAATTATTTGAAAAATAAAACTGATCCTTCAAAAATGCCAGGGATGTTTGAAGAGATTAAAACTAAAATAGACAAACTATGA
- a CDS encoding 30S ribosomal protein S5, whose protein sequence is MGNRWNPKTKLGKMVANGEITDISQILNKGLRIMEPEIVDVLLPEVTDQNNQEVLNINMVQRMTDSGRKVRFSVMVVIGNRNGYVGIGKAKAKEVGPAIRKAINNAKLNVIQVKRGCGSWECKCGTAHTVPFRVTGKASSVTVTLIPAPNGLGLAVGGVGKKILSLAGIKDAWSKTDGQTQTTVNFANAVMDALYQTNTMSAQERDIKVIGIVTGNTN, encoded by the coding sequence ATGGGAAATAGGTGGAATCCCAAGACAAAGCTTGGCAAAATGGTAGCAAACGGAGAAATTACTGATATTTCACAGATATTAAATAAGGGCCTTAGAATAATGGAGCCTGAGATAGTAGATGTATTACTACCAGAAGTTACAGATCAGAATAATCAGGAAGTCCTAAACATTAATATGGTTCAGAGAATGACCGACTCTGGAAGAAAAGTCAGATTTTCAGTAATGGTTGTTATAGGTAACAGAAATGGTTACGTTGGAATCGGTAAGGCCAAAGCAAAAGAAGTTGGTCCTGCAATTAGAAAAGCAATCAATAATGCCAAACTTAATGTTATCCAAGTGAAGAGAGGATGTGGCAGTTGGGAATGCAAATGCGGTACAGCTCACACAGTTCCATTTAGAGTAACTGGCAAGGCAAGTAGTGTCACAGTAACGTTAATACCTGCCCCAAACGGTTTGGGCCTTGCAGTAGGTGGAGTCGGTAAGAAGATCCTATCTCTTGCAGGAATAAAAGATGCATGGTCAAAAACCGATGGCCAGACACAGACAACAGTTAACTTTGCGAACGCAGTAATGGACGCGCTCTACCAAACAAACACAATGAGTGCACAAGAGAGAGACATTAAGGTCATAGGTATTGTCACAGGAAATACTAATTAG
- the rpmD gene encoding 50S ribosomal protein L30, which translates to MNRLAVVRVRGRVDVRKDVQDTLKMLNLTKANHCVIIDDRESFAGMLQKVKDYVTYGPIDTTTLSKLIIKWGRLEGDIRITEEYVKEKTGKDLATFCKDFLEFKNELSDLNLKKVFRLHPPHSGYEATKKPYTLGGTLGARDIEINSLIQKMI; encoded by the coding sequence ATGAACAGATTAGCTGTTGTAAGAGTAAGAGGAAGGGTGGACGTAAGAAAAGACGTACAGGACACCCTAAAAATGCTTAATTTAACTAAGGCAAATCACTGCGTTATAATAGACGATAGGGAGTCTTTTGCAGGAATGTTACAAAAAGTTAAAGATTATGTTACATACGGACCGATTGACACAACCACTCTATCTAAACTCATAATTAAGTGGGGAAGATTAGAGGGGGATATTCGAATTACTGAGGAGTATGTTAAGGAAAAGACGGGAAAAGATTTAGCTACTTTTTGTAAAGATTTCTTAGAGTTTAAAAATGAACTTTCTGACCTTAATTTGAAAAAGGTATTCAGGCTTCATCCTCCTCACAGTGGATATGAAGCAACAAAGAAACCATATACATTAGGTGGAACTCTAGGTGCAAGAGATATTGAAATCAACAGCCTTATTCAAAAAATGATTTAG
- a CDS encoding uL15 family ribosomal protein, whose amino-acid sequence MIRVKKKSTKMRGFRTCGGGCSKKRRGSGHRGGRGLAGSGKKKKTKWTRTIITMPGHIGAYGFSRDSYLRKDPSFINVGAIEEKLNSLIDKNIAEKKDGKIYVDVSKLGVKKVCGKGNVKGVYVITANEFSKKAEEKILSAGGEAVITGDN is encoded by the coding sequence ATGATCAGAGTAAAAAAGAAGAGTACAAAAATGAGAGGATTTAGAACATGTGGCGGTGGCTGCTCTAAGAAAAGAAGAGGTTCAGGTCATAGGGGTGGAAGAGGACTTGCTGGAAGCGGTAAGAAAAAGAAAACTAAATGGACAAGAACAATAATTACAATGCCCGGCCACATTGGAGCATACGGATTTTCTAGAGATTCTTATTTAAGAAAAGATCCATCATTCATAAATGTTGGAGCTATCGAAGAAAAGCTCAACTCTTTAATCGATAAAAACATTGCCGAAAAGAAGGATGGAAAAATATACGTTGATGTTTCAAAACTAGGCGTTAAAAAAGTATGCGGAAAAGGAAACGTTAAAGGAGTTTATGTTATAACAGCAAACGAATTCTCTAAAAAGGCAGAGGAAAAAATCTTATCTGCCGGAGGAGAAGCTGTAATTACAGGTGACAATTAA
- the secY gene encoding preprotein translocase subunit SecY — MAAIEGFQQSIFRFLPEVTLPKKRINLKNRLIWSGLMLFIYFILAEVPVYGITGSQIDYFAGLRAIMAGENGSILTLGIGPVVTAGIIMQLLAGSEIIKFDLSSPKGKATFQGTQKILAIFLCFFEAAIWILGGAFGRPESSFLIGFMVVQLAIGGLLVLMMDEVVTKWGFGSGISLFIAANVSQRILWEAFSFAKSPINPDEFIGAIPAFIKSFIDGQPVWIRGGLLPDITQVFFTLVVFAIVVYAEGMRLEIPLSYGKFRGARGRYPIKFLYASNIPVILAAALFANVQLFARILTSRGINWLGTFNEFGGPKSGLIYYLTPPQSIEILINEPLRALIYLPIFIGLCAMFAVLWIDLTGMGPREVAKKLQGSGMQIPGFRRDIRILEKVLDRYIPPITLMGGIFVGLLAAFADFTGALGTGTGILLTVGIVYRMYEELAKEQMGEMMPAFRQFLG, encoded by the coding sequence ATGGCGGCCATTGAAGGATTTCAGCAAAGTATATTTAGATTTTTACCTGAGGTTACATTACCTAAAAAGCGTATTAATCTAAAGAATAGGCTTATCTGGAGTGGATTGATGTTATTCATCTACTTTATACTTGCTGAGGTACCTGTCTATGGGATAACTGGAAGCCAGATTGATTATTTTGCAGGCCTTAGGGCCATTATGGCAGGAGAAAACGGCTCGATTCTAACCTTAGGTATAGGGCCAGTTGTTACCGCAGGAATTATAATGCAATTGCTAGCAGGGTCAGAAATTATAAAATTTGATCTTTCATCTCCTAAAGGAAAAGCAACTTTTCAAGGCACTCAAAAAATTCTAGCAATTTTTCTATGTTTTTTTGAAGCCGCAATATGGATATTAGGTGGTGCATTCGGTAGGCCTGAGAGTTCATTTTTGATAGGATTTATGGTAGTACAACTTGCTATAGGTGGACTTTTGGTATTAATGATGGACGAAGTTGTCACAAAGTGGGGATTTGGTTCTGGTATTTCTTTATTCATTGCAGCAAATGTTTCTCAGAGAATATTGTGGGAAGCATTCAGCTTTGCCAAGTCGCCGATAAATCCTGATGAGTTTATCGGGGCCATACCTGCATTTATAAAATCATTTATAGACGGGCAACCTGTTTGGATTAGAGGGGGCCTGCTTCCTGATATAACTCAAGTGTTCTTCACTCTAGTTGTATTCGCAATTGTAGTATACGCCGAAGGTATGAGATTAGAAATACCTTTATCATATGGTAAGTTCCGAGGAGCAAGAGGGAGATACCCAATAAAGTTCTTATACGCTTCTAACATTCCTGTCATTCTTGCAGCAGCATTATTTGCAAATGTTCAACTATTTGCTAGAATTTTAACTAGCAGAGGAATCAATTGGCTAGGAACATTTAATGAATTTGGGGGTCCAAAGAGTGGATTAATCTATTATCTGACCCCTCCTCAAAGCATTGAAATCTTAATTAATGAACCATTGAGGGCATTAATATATTTGCCAATATTCATAGGACTATGTGCTATGTTTGCAGTTCTTTGGATTGATCTAACTGGTATGGGTCCAAGAGAAGTTGCCAAAAAACTTCAGGGCTCGGGAATGCAAATACCCGGATTTAGAAGGGACATTAGGATATTAGAAAAAGTTCTTGACCGGTATATACCTCCAATCACCTTAATGGGGGGAATATTTGTTGGACTTCTTGCAGCATTTGCTGATTTCACAGGCGCTCTTGGTACCGGTACAGGAATTCTTTTAACAGTAGGTATAGTCTATAGAATGTACGAGGAACTAGCAAAGGAACAAATGGGTGAAATGATGCCCGCATTCAGGCAATTTTTAGGATAG
- a CDS encoding EMC3/TMCO1 family protein: MSIYDAILEPIYRALDVAFGWLFAYGSMYAILGVAIVIGTTLTVVQALLVDQKELKMMRDETTSFQKEMLNAQKSNDKNKIKKLQKRKGRIDEMQKKLMTMSFKPLYITMIPIFIFFSWLRQSPAADIVDPVVVKLPFDTLLVQLFHRSSPAELQTGDWLGWLGWYIFSSSVVSNILRKIMGMA, from the coding sequence ATGAGTATATATGATGCCATATTAGAACCCATATATAGGGCGTTGGACGTAGCATTTGGATGGCTATTTGCCTATGGTTCAATGTACGCTATCTTAGGGGTAGCTATAGTAATAGGAACCACCCTAACAGTAGTTCAGGCGCTTCTTGTAGACCAAAAGGAACTCAAAATGATGAGGGATGAAACTACATCATTTCAGAAAGAAATGCTTAATGCACAGAAGTCAAACGATAAGAACAAAATAAAAAAACTTCAAAAAAGGAAAGGTAGAATTGACGAAATGCAAAAAAAACTAATGACAATGTCATTTAAACCCTTATATATAACTATGATTCCGATATTTATCTTCTTTTCCTGGCTTAGACAATCTCCTGCTGCAGATATTGTAGATCCTGTAGTTGTAAAACTACCTTTTGATACACTTCTTGTGCAGCTGTTTCACAGGAGTAGTCCAGCTGAATTACAGACTGGTGATTGGCTAGGCTGGCTTGGATGGTATATATTTTCAAGTTCAGTAGTATCAAATATACTTAGAAAGATAATGGGAATGGCTTAG
- a CDS encoding 50S ribosomal protein L34e → MPRPMYRSRSLKRKKVRTPSGKVVTHYREKRTGTPHCGECGAILGGVPRGLRSYEMRRLSKTKKRPERKFGGVLCPACTSDLIKKDVRGQL, encoded by the coding sequence ATGCCGAGACCGATGTATAGATCAAGATCTTTAAAAAGAAAAAAAGTGAGAACCCCCTCTGGAAAAGTAGTAACACATTACAGAGAAAAGAGAACTGGAACGCCTCACTGTGGTGAGTGTGGAGCTATTCTTGGCGGAGTACCACGAGGTTTGAGATCTTACGAAATGCGAAGATTATCAAAAACTAAAAAGAGACCAGAGCGGAAATTTGGAGGAGTTCTCTGTCCTGCTTGCACAAGTGACCTAATTAAAAAGGACGTAAGAGGACAACTTTAA
- a CDS encoding AAA family ATPase, with translation MRVTIGGPPGSGKTTVAKIVSSELRYVHIYTGDIFRNLAKERGMSLGDFSRLAEKDHSIDIEVDRRQKELGNKDNIILEGRMARFMIVPDLSVWITAPFEERVRRISQRENLSYDVVFKDTEKREKSEISRYKKIYNVDISNLASYDLVINSLILSAEGVSQIIIAAINNISPVPKGDRV, from the coding sequence ATGCGTGTGACTATCGGAGGGCCCCCTGGTAGTGGTAAAACAACTGTAGCAAAAATTGTTTCATCAGAGCTTCGATATGTTCACATCTACACTGGGGATATTTTTAGGAATCTTGCTAAAGAAAGAGGTATGTCTCTTGGGGATTTTTCTAGATTAGCTGAGAAAGATCACTCAATTGACATTGAAGTAGATCGAAGACAGAAGGAATTAGGAAATAAGGATAATATAATACTTGAAGGGAGAATGGCAAGATTTATGATCGTGCCTGATTTGAGTGTTTGGATTACCGCTCCTTTTGAAGAGAGGGTAAGACGAATATCTCAAAGGGAAAATCTCTCTTATGATGTGGTATTTAAAGATACGGAAAAAAGAGAAAAAAGTGAGATAAGTAGATATAAAAAGATTTATAATGTGGATATATCTAATCTGGCTTCATATGATCTTGTGATTAACTCACTCATATTGAGCGCTGAAGGAGTAAGCCAGATCATAATTGCGGCCATAAATAACATATCACCGGTACCAAAGGGCGACCGGGTATAA
- a CDS encoding 50S ribosomal protein L14e, translated as MAMEVGRVCTKLLGREADKNCVIVEIVNKNFVVVSGPKELTGVKRRRCNIKHLEPWGVKINVEKGASDDTLKEAIQKAKVEGYS; from the coding sequence ATGGCAATGGAAGTAGGAAGAGTTTGTACAAAACTTTTAGGAAGAGAAGCAGATAAGAACTGCGTTATTGTGGAAATTGTAAACAAAAATTTTGTTGTTGTTTCCGGACCAAAGGAGTTAACAGGCGTTAAGAGGAGAAGATGCAATATAAAACATCTTGAGCCTTGGGGCGTAAAAATTAATGTTGAAAAAGGCGCGTCTGACGATACCCTTAAGGAGGCCATACAAAAGGCCAAGGTAGAGGGGTACAGTTGA
- a CDS encoding RNA-guided pseudouridylation complex pseudouridine synthase subunit Cbf5: MNGSDGDILYKSKDKTSSRYGKRPEDRNLNELLQKGIVNIDKPRGPTSHEVTSWVKKILGISKAGHSGTLDPNVSGVLPVTLGKATKLVKLLMTSNKEYICTLHLQKDVPKNDLMRVLKEYEGVLYQKPPVKSAVKRRVRNRRIHYLTPIEIEKKDVLMRVGCDAGTYIRKLCYDMGLSLGCGASMEELRRTKTGVFGEESTIRLQDLLDAKVFSIEENNEDILKKCIVPYEIVLEPLKKIWIKDTAVEALCQGAMLTAPGVSKLQSGISKGDTVAILSLKNEAIAVSEAEMTSEEALKKDKDIVAKPLTVLMETGTYPRTWN, encoded by the coding sequence TTGAACGGGTCCGATGGAGACATATTATACAAATCAAAGGACAAGACAAGTTCTAGGTATGGAAAAAGACCAGAAGACCGAAATCTAAATGAACTTTTGCAAAAGGGGATTGTCAATATAGATAAACCTAGGGGACCTACCTCGCATGAGGTTACTTCTTGGGTAAAGAAAATTCTTGGCATATCCAAAGCGGGTCATTCAGGAACACTTGATCCTAACGTTTCAGGAGTATTACCTGTGACACTTGGGAAGGCAACAAAACTTGTAAAACTTTTAATGACCTCTAATAAGGAATATATTTGCACACTTCATCTTCAAAAGGACGTTCCAAAAAATGATCTTATGAGAGTATTAAAAGAATACGAGGGGGTTCTATATCAGAAACCACCCGTTAAAAGTGCCGTCAAGAGAAGGGTTAGAAATAGGAGAATTCATTATCTAACGCCGATTGAGATAGAAAAAAAAGACGTGCTCATGAGAGTTGGTTGTGACGCTGGAACTTACATAAGAAAGCTTTGTTATGACATGGGGCTCTCATTGGGATGTGGAGCAAGCATGGAAGAACTCAGAAGGACTAAAACGGGAGTGTTTGGAGAGGAATCTACAATAAGACTCCAAGATCTTCTCGATGCAAAAGTTTTCTCCATAGAAGAAAATAACGAGGACATCCTGAAGAAGTGTATAGTGCCTTATGAAATTGTACTTGAACCATTAAAAAAGATTTGGATTAAGGATACTGCAGTGGAAGCACTATGCCAAGGGGCAATGCTTACTGCTCCTGGAGTATCTAAGCTTCAAAGTGGGATCTCAAAAGGAGATACAGTCGCTATACTCTCACTTAAAAATGAAGCTATTGCAGTTTCAGAGGCTGAAATGACTTCAGAAGAAGCATTAAAAAAAGACAAAGACATTGTTGCAAAACCCTTAACAGTGCTCATGGAAACAGGAACCTATCCAAGGACGTGGAACTAA
- a CDS encoding methyltransferase has product MPHYYSEDVTAPLKIARISEMILGKMYQFDIAPGVFSSKRVDKGTMALCELMDLDKSHKVLDMGCGYGVIGIVASSYVSEVHMRDINKRAVYLTKRNIKLNNIKNASASQGNLYEDLDKFNVILTNPPVSSGMDLVGLMIDEAPKHLYEGGNLQLVIRKGVNIIKERLEKSFEKVNIKKKYGYNIIFAS; this is encoded by the coding sequence ATGCCGCACTATTACTCTGAAGATGTAACAGCACCATTGAAAATAGCAAGAATTTCAGAGATGATACTGGGTAAAATGTATCAATTTGACATAGCACCAGGCGTATTTTCTTCAAAGAGAGTAGATAAAGGTACTATGGCCTTATGCGAACTAATGGACTTGGACAAAAGTCACAAAGTACTTGATATGGGATGTGGATATGGAGTAATAGGGATTGTTGCATCTTCCTATGTTTCGGAAGTTCATATGAGAGACATAAATAAAAGAGCCGTCTATCTCACAAAAAGGAATATAAAGCTCAATAATATAAAGAACGCATCAGCAAGTCAAGGAAACCTTTATGAAGACCTTGATAAGTTTAATGTTATATTGACAAATCCACCGGTATCATCGGGGATGGACCTAGTTGGGCTTATGATAGACGAAGCACCAAAACATTTATATGAAGGTGGAAATCTACAACTTGTAATACGAAAAGGCGTAAATATTATAAAAGAGAGATTAGAAAAAAGCTTTGAAAAGGTGAATATAAAGAAGAAATATGGGTATAATATTATATTTGCTTCATAG
- a CDS encoding 30S ribosomal protein S13 encodes MDEEVKGIVRVLGTNIMGNDIFEVGVLKIRGVGPVMARAVAQVAGISPKTKVGNIPPEKIKIIETIIENPINNGIPVWLVNRRKDYETGENVHVVGPKLLMSLREDLNRMKKMKSYKGVRHQLGLPVRGQRTKSSFRKGTSLGVQRKKATR; translated from the coding sequence ATGGATGAAGAAGTAAAAGGTATTGTTCGTGTACTAGGTACAAACATAATGGGAAACGACATCTTTGAAGTTGGTGTATTGAAAATAAGAGGTGTCGGACCAGTTATGGCTAGGGCTGTAGCCCAAGTGGCAGGTATATCTCCCAAAACTAAGGTAGGAAATATACCACCAGAAAAAATAAAGATAATTGAGACGATAATTGAGAATCCTATAAATAATGGTATTCCCGTATGGCTTGTAAATAGGAGAAAGGATTATGAGACCGGCGAGAATGTTCATGTCGTTGGACCAAAATTATTAATGTCATTGAGGGAAGACCTAAACAGGATGAAAAAGATGAAGAGTTACAAGGGTGTCAGGCATCAACTTGGGCTTCCTGTGAGAGGACAAAGAACAAAATCCTCTTTTAGAAAAGGAACCTCATTAGGCGTCCAGAGAAAGAAAGCTACAAGGTGA
- a CDS encoding 30S ribosomal protein S4 gives MGDPKKIRRKYDKPSHPWQKDRIDSENVLMKKYGLANKKEIWKALSFLRNVRRQARALLASHDEASKRQTTDLITMLQKYGILKEESTLEEVLTLSLEDILDRRLQSLVLRKGLAKTPKQARQFIVHKHIMLNGAKVSIPSYLVPKAIENSIGYAVRSSLNDPSHPEVPKKTVIEEGN, from the coding sequence GTGGGAGATCCAAAAAAAATCAGACGTAAATATGATAAACCATCACATCCATGGCAAAAAGATAGAATTGATTCTGAAAACGTATTGATGAAAAAATACGGACTTGCCAATAAAAAAGAGATATGGAAAGCTTTGAGTTTTCTTAGAAATGTAAGAAGGCAGGCAAGAGCATTATTGGCTAGTCATGATGAAGCGTCAAAAAGGCAGACTACTGACCTTATAACAATGCTTCAGAAGTATGGTATATTGAAAGAAGAGTCAACATTAGAAGAAGTATTGACATTGTCTTTAGAAGATATTCTTGACAGAAGATTACAATCACTTGTACTAAGGAAAGGACTAGCAAAAACACCAAAACAGGCGAGACAGTTTATAGTTCATAAACATATCATGTTAAACGGTGCCAAAGTATCAATTCCAAGCTATTTAGTTCCTAAAGCAATTGAAAATTCAATTGGATATGCAGTTAGATCATCATTAAATGATCCAAGTCATCCAGAAGTTCCGAAAAAAACAGTAATTGAGGAGGGTAATTAA
- a CDS encoding 30S ribosomal protein S11 — translation MPKEGGRWGVAHIYASYNNTLIHITDLTGAETISRVTGGMIVKTGKDESSPYAAMKAAAKAAEEAIEKGVVAVHIKVRAPGGNKAKTPGRGAQATIRALTRAGLRIGKIEDATPIPHDGTRAKGGKRGRRV, via the coding sequence ATGCCAAAAGAAGGGGGAAGATGGGGAGTAGCCCACATATACGCTTCGTATAACAATACTCTTATTCACATCACCGATTTAACAGGTGCTGAAACTATAAGCAGAGTTACAGGTGGAATGATAGTAAAAACTGGAAAAGATGAATCCTCTCCTTATGCTGCAATGAAAGCAGCAGCAAAGGCAGCTGAAGAGGCTATAGAGAAAGGTGTAGTAGCAGTTCACATTAAGGTTAGAGCTCCAGGAGGAAACAAGGCAAAGACTCCGGGGAGAGGGGCCCAAGCAACTATCAGAGCACTTACTAGAGCAGGGTTAAGAATTGGTAAAATTGAGGATGCTACGCCTATACCCCATGACGGTACAAGAGCCAAAGGGGGCAAGAGAGGTAGAAGAGTATAA
- a CDS encoding DNA-directed RNA polymerase subunit D, translating into MEIEIFKKDDRELRFLVRGVSVPLVNALRRIFISEMPSMAVDYLKFYKNNSPVFDEIIAHRVGLIPLNNASEIYITPEKCGCKEGCEKCSVTLSLHKSGPCTVYSRDLVSGDPDIYPMLEDIPITKLGEGQELKFDAFARIGTAEDHAKWQIANAAYKYVPKIEFNLDKCDFCEECVPKCPKEILYKEKDQIKVKDIYECTMCRACEEACEQNVIKISYENDAFIFFVESYENMKVNDLVSEALGMLSTKLDNLKNLVETI; encoded by the coding sequence ATGGAAATAGAAATTTTCAAAAAAGACGATAGAGAATTAAGATTTTTGGTCAGAGGAGTTTCTGTACCATTAGTTAATGCATTGAGGCGTATATTTATTTCAGAAATGCCCTCTATGGCGGTTGACTATCTTAAATTTTATAAAAATAATTCTCCAGTTTTTGATGAAATAATAGCCCATAGAGTTGGTTTAATCCCTTTAAACAATGCATCTGAAATTTACATAACTCCCGAGAAATGCGGATGTAAAGAGGGATGCGAAAAATGCTCAGTTACTTTATCTCTTCATAAATCAGGACCATGTACTGTTTACTCAAGGGATTTGGTATCTGGGGATCCGGATATTTATCCAATGCTTGAAGATATCCCAATTACTAAACTTGGGGAAGGTCAGGAATTAAAGTTTGATGCATTTGCTAGAATTGGAACTGCAGAGGATCATGCTAAATGGCAAATAGCCAATGCCGCATACAAATATGTTCCTAAAATTGAATTTAACTTAGATAAATGTGACTTTTGTGAAGAATGCGTTCCTAAATGTCCTAAAGAGATTCTTTATAAAGAAAAAGACCAAATTAAAGTAAAAGATATTTACGAATGTACTATGTGTAGGGCTTGCGAAGAAGCCTGTGAGCAAAACGTAATTAAAATATCTTATGAGAATGACGCATTTATATTCTTTGTTGAATCTTATGAGAATATGAAAGTCAATGATTTAGTTTCAGAAGCTTTGGGCATGCTGTCCACAAAATTGGACAATTTAAAAAATCTCGTTGAAACCATTTGA